Part of the Lotus japonicus ecotype B-129 chromosome 6, LjGifu_v1.2 genome, CAAACATAGAAGCTAGACGGTTCCAAGTAGCCATAGCAGTAGAGTCTTTCTCCATAATAGTGGCGAGAAGATCGAAGGGGATGGTGGAATAGATCCACTGTTTGACATTGGAGTCAAGGGTGGTCCACTGGTCATAAGTAGCATCGATGGGAGCAGGAGGCTCCTTGCCAGCCTGAGGAATGATGTGGTGGAGCACTCGAGTAGAGTGGGCATGAGTTTCAAACAATTCAGCCCACATAGTGTAGTGATCCTTGTCCATCTCGAGTTTGAAAGGGATGTTGTTTTTTATGTTAGTGACAGCAAGAGCCGGATGAAACTCTGGCGTAGCCGGTGGGACATGTACGATGACCATGGTGGTGGCGGTGTCACTGATTGGGGCGTCGTTGGTAGAGTCTAAATCTGCCATTGCAACAAGAAAATAgtgttaaattaatttttttttgttgcctaGGTGAATCGGTTTGGTTCACCAAGCTGGGCGAACCGCAGATGGAAGTTTCTGGTTCGATGAAACCAGGTAAGAACCAGTTTGAGCGAACCACTGATGATGGGTTTGCTGGATGTTTGGATATGGACGGGTCGGGCTTCACTCCTGGCGGGTCGAGGAGGGAAGCTACAGATATGGGCGTCTTCTCCAATGGAAGAGGCGCGGCGGTGGCTTGGTCGCAGAGGCCGGCAGCTGTAGAGGGCTGGCGGCAGGTGAAACGCAATGGTGGGAGACGCAGCAGAGAAGTGCAGCGCTGGTCCGTTAAAGGGGTGTGGCTGCTTCAGAAACGCGCGTGAAGGTTGGGGCTCCAGGCACGCGGTTTGGGCTCGCGTATAGGTTGCGGCAGCGCGGGCGCTTGACGAAAGAGAGGCGGCGCGACGACTGAGGGAGGAGCGGCAGCGGCGGCACTAAATGTGCAGCAGGCGGCGGAAAAGTAAAGGAAAGGGAAAAAGtgcaaggaaaaaaaacaaataataattaagaaGTTAGGTCAGAAAACAAAACAGAGGATCTGAACTAGCTCATGATACCATATACGAATTAggtaggcctaactcaacccaaaagctagctcaagagttgaggtttgcactaccatttataagcacttgattgaccacatctctagccaatgtgggactctgaCATAAACCAACCAGCATCTTTTGTATTGACttgaatattattttcattaaaGACTTATTTTTGCTGATAGTTTTTTTTCCTAAATATTCTAATTATATCCACACATTTCAGTATTATACAAAGAAACTCCTCTGTAAAAATTAGATGCATCTAAATACTATATTAAGAATCATATTTGTCTATGAAATAAATCTCAGTTTTAATTTATTCTCACTCCTATTTTTCTTCTaccttatttttatttactttctctttctattattctttttttttttgagaaaccagattttatataataaaagGCAAAAGCCAAGGTACATGACATAGGAAGCAGAAAGGTATAGGAAGCAAAAACAGCAGGAAACCTATTAAACTAAACAAAGGTAAGAACAAAAACAGGAAAGAAAAGGCAGAGCTGTTGGAGTGGCGTCGCGCAACGCTAGACTCTTCACAGTCTTACGGCTCACGAGGGGGTTGAGAGTTTACCATCCACACATTGGGTTAAGAGCCTAAGAGCATAAGGGGTTAAGGACATCATCCACATACATTCAtcacaaaaccttaaggcaatgggtgacTGGGTCCTTCCACTTATAAACTCTTCAACTCTTGCTTACATATCCAATGTAGGATTATTTCATTCACAATTGTTACTTCAACATTCCCCTTCAATTGTGAATCTATTCtcatcttttcaattttttactccCCTTTCAAGTCTAATTGActtgttcttttatttttttacttgggaatctttttccttctttttttttttcccttttttttcctttttactcCCATTGAGCACTTCACTTCGTACATTCTTGTATCGTCGTTGGAACTCAATACCAACGGGGCTCACTGCTTTCTAATCTCCACACTTCCGAGATGATTTAACGATACAAGGAGCCGTCACATCATGGTTGTGTTTCATTCACAATTTTTACTTCAACAAGAGCAACTCTTATATTATCTATTAaatcttttatttcttttcattATTCCTATATCTCCCTTAGCGTGAGTGAGATTAAAGTGTGAATGGATATTTATTCATAATTCATATTACTACACTAACATGTAAATATTCCAAAAAAATCAAAAGTAGAGTATTCCTAACAAGACTGGAACAACCAAATTGAGTTTTGGTGCCCTGAGAAGCGAACAAGTGCTACATGTTCTCGAATGAACTTTTCAATCGGTTAGACTAAGTGAAAGGAACTAGTATATTTATCAAGCATGGAAAAGATGGATCTCTATAAATGTGGAGGCCTCTTTTATAGTGGGCGGATCCTTTAACCCTAATATTTCCATCTATTACATAGTCAGCTAAGTAAAGGGAGAAGACCGCGCGGATCAAGCTGGATGTCTTGACTTTTCCTTTGATCTTGCCGAGATTGCAGCCTATCTGACTCTTATGTTGATTCTCGCGTGGTTACGGCTGGATCCCTCACCATTGACTTGACTATGGAGTGATTGTGGAAGGATGAGCCTCTGTGATGACTGCGGTTGGTTGGATCTCTGGAGCAACCCGATCGTCTTTATGGGGAGTGCAGATGATTGAGTCTCTGCAGCAGCCCGACCGTCTTTATGGTGAGTGTGGATGGTTGGAACTCTGGAGCAACCTGACCGGCCTAGTGGCAATACCATGACCACCCAGCCCAAGTCGTGAGACGGTCCAGGTGGATCTCTCAGAGCAACCTTACCGACCTTGCCAAAGTATCATGTCCATGTTGGCTCTAGAGTAATTCTGGATGGATGGGCCTCTTGGAGTAACCCGACCAGCCTAGTGGAAGTGTCATGTCCACGCGGCCCAAGTCGTAAGATGGTTCTGATGTGTCCCTTGGAGTGGCATGACCAGCCCAGTAATGGTGTCATGTTCGCCCCGTCCAAGTCGCGGAGCGGTCTATTACAGACTACAAAGTCCTTAATCGAAGTTGAATTTCTTACTGCCGCatttgcttaaatatataaTGTTATGCAAATTTGAACCCCCACATTGGCCATGCTTTTTTATGATCATATCTATATCTatgtatatatgtaaagcacacttgagttttagcattaaatacataagtaaaactcaagtgttgcattgtattaaaagcatccaaacaaacaaaaaactttgtaattaatatattaaacaataataaaattaaaattaaacaaaaattatattgaaaaaactattcaactacttacattaaataacaattttcataaacttaaaatttacttgagttttgaatttcacaaatgtttaaaattaaattcaataagaaaataatatttaataataaacaaattagatgaaatagttttaaaattaaaaaatttctatttgtatgtaaaggagacttgagttttacattaaatacattaaaccataaaactctCATGCCTTTgcattaaaatacattaagaaattttcaaaaaaaaaatacattaacaaataataaattttctttgtaataatatattaaaaaataattcaaaactgagaaaaattgtattgtcaaaaaatattcaactacttacattaaataacaacatacATCAACTGAAAATTGACTAAAAAAAACACCTAAATTATCTTAAgtttttcatttgaaaaatattaaaaaatattatttaataataaataatattgataaatattttaaaattgaaaaatatcgctaaaatgtatttaatatcaactataacatatatgtgcattactcaaggaagcataatagagaaaaataataatggccaaagttgaataaatgtttgttgtgaGAGGCTTGACCTATCCACTTAACGTGTCATAGAGCCCcaagggattagtctcatgggTATCGACTGTGAGAAAACATTCGTAAACCAATTGAGTTGAAAAATATTACATTCACAAGATAATATTTTAGGCTATTTTTTTCGTCAAAAGGGTATTTaagttattatttattataattcaaaatgttaaaattaatttattcttcttggtcttgacatGTCACACAGCAAATGACTTTTAGAACATTAAACACTTATTATTacttaacattttttaaaacttattaaaactaatttctggacattaaacacttattacttaacattttttacgtaatttaaatatttcaaattaacttaataattaTTCTTattagtaaataaataaattttttaattgttaaaattatttctatgctaataattaaatttgagtaatattaattatttataaaaaataactataataatatttagTGAAATATCATAAcacaaattttttatatttataattaaaaaatattttaatttttatttatttaaactataataatttttataatgttaaaaaaatattttaagtaaACCCGTACAaagcacgggtataatatctagtctttatatatatgtaaaggagactcgaggttttgcatgtattaaatgcatCAAACCATAAAGCTCCCATacaattatattaaatatattaaaaaataaaaaaatattaaatatattaaaaactgaaaaaaaaattatataataaaaaactattcaactactaaaataaaataacaacattcataaacttaaaattgacttgggcTTTGcatgcatttgacaaatattaaaaattaaatatttattattaaataatttagataaaaaaaatttaaaataaaaaattatatctatcaatatctatctatctatatctttaTGTATTTGTGACTTTGCTTAAAGTGATTGTATGACTACTAAAAAAATTGCTTATTGCAAAAGAAATGTTTAGCATTAAATAAGTTATGTAATAAGTTATGTGATATAAGATCATTGTCATTCTCATTTAAATACAATAAACTAAAACTTTTGGTTTCCTGTAACCACCAttttaaaataatcaatttctaaaaggattttgtaattttataaatttaattgctttaagaataaattaaaaatgaaaaacttcCATTCTCCATTATCCATTAATGAATAGCTCATTCTTAGAGGTGAGTCTTTTCTTCTTCCACTACTCTATGGTCATTGAGAATGCAGTTGGAATTCCATATAATTGAAACTccgcttatcaaaaaaaataattaatacggagtaatgataataattgaAACTCCAACCAATCCTTTCGTCttcaaaaattattattattctcaCTCTCATGCTATTTAAGCTAATTATATCAACTGCCAATTCTTCATGTTTCTATTCATCCCCTTCTCAACTTGCGTTGTCAATTATTTGTATAATATTCAAGCAGTTTTTCATACACGGTTTGTCTACCCTCTACTCAATTCACCCTTTTAACTTTAGGATAAAGACGATTCACTTACACAGTGTAACACATGGTACCAGTTGTCCCCTCTGTCCTCTTATCAATTTACCGGTCATTTTAATTTCAGGAGAAAGAAGAAGCAGTAGCAGGTTCAATGACCATCTCTCTTGAATGCTCAAAGCATGTATCATACTGGAAACACAAGAAGAATTAAATTAAAGCTCTGCTACTAATTAATTAGTATAGAAAAGAAATTCTTCTATCTTGATTTCGCCCCCcaaataatttgaatttttttaactgCATTCAACCCTCAAATATGGCTTCTAATCATAagtttttttcacttttagaaTTATGTTATTGCCAAATTTAGGTTTCGTGAGGAGTGATATAGATTGGTTGATGAAATGGAGCCTGATCAGTTTCAGCGGACAATAAGACCATATGGTTTGATGATCGTTGCAACGTACTTACGGAGGTGTTTGAGCAAAGATCCAAAGCAACAATATGGATTTTATTCAAATAGGATTGAGTTTTATTCAAATCTTTGTCTTTAAGTATTGATATGAtgatctttttcatttttcatacttaatATCTTCATCAAAACATGTATATATggtactattatatatatatatatatatatatatatatatatatatacacatgcaTCCCCTTCATAGTGCTTTGATATTATTTGGATTGTAAATTTTGTTGCCCAAAATTAAAAGTAATGACCCATGAATAAACATAGAATTAAAATATCAGTACATTACATTttgatatttatatatatatatatatatatatatatatatatatatatatatatatatatatatatatatatatacatgcatCCCCTTCATAGTGCTTTGATATTATTTGGATTGTAAATTTTGTTGCCCAAAATTAAAAGTAATGACCCATGAATAAACATAGAATTAAAATATCAGTACATTACATTTTGATATTTGGAGTATTTTGTGTCGCAAATGACTCTTTCTCTATAATATATCTAAAAGAAGAGTTTGATTGTATACTTTGACTTATATGCTCACCTTTTTTGCTTTCAGTAAATAATTATACTCAAATTTTTATGGACCAAATGCACTATAGGGTTGCCATGGGAGCTTACTATGTTTTGGTATGTACAAGATACTAAgtcaattgttattttttttttcttatagcaATCTTGgttttcaaattcatcttacgtCAAGGATATGATTCTTTTCTATTACTCCATTTTCTTACTTCTCTTTTGATATTTATTTCTTTCCCGATTAGCGATTTTGAGAGTGTATCAAGTGAGAGCAATGTTTATcgtgagagatgagagcattAAATCGTGatcattatattttaatattgacCATTGATCTTAGATCAAATTGTCACGATTTAATGTTGtcatctctcacaataaacaTTGTTCTCACTTGATACGCTCCCTAGcgatttcaatatatatatatagttgttttttttttcatatgcaAGGGTTATGTCAAGGCATGAATTGTCTCATATTCTATTGCTGTAAAACGATTTCATGTcttatgaaattttttaataaatataaaataacagCAAGAACATATATCATTTCAACATCTATATGAGCCTACAAGTGGTTCACTTAAATAAGTTGTGATAGAACTTATCTAAATTTACCAAATCAGTTTTATAATGAAGATTCTcttagagaaatagaaatacGGGCTacttaaatttaaattacaTAGTTGATCGATGACATCAAGTGTTATATTATTCATATGATTTAAGGGACAAAATATTATTACAAGAGTTCGTGTGAGATGGATAAaggaaaacataatataatcgAACAAGAATTCATGTATTCGGTGAAGTTCTTAAGATCTTGATATTTAATAGGATATCTAAAATATTGTATGCATCtaaaaatgagaatattaaTTATGTTACTCATGAACATTAATCCAGTCATAGGAAGGCGCAATGGTAAAAGATTAATTAT contains:
- the LOC130725005 gene encoding uncharacterized protein LOC130725005; protein product: MADLDSTNDAPISDTATTMVIVHVPPATPEFHPALAVTNIKNNIPFKLEMDKDHYTMWAELFETHAHSTRVLHHIIPQAGKEPPAPIDATYDQWTTLDSNVKQWIYSTIPFDLLATIMEKDSTAMATWNRLASMFEDNQNSHAFSLDQDFTSTCMDDFPNVSAYCQHLKDLYDQLRNV